A window of the Tunturibacter empetritectus genome harbors these coding sequences:
- a CDS encoding DUF4197 domain-containing protein, producing the protein MSTLTTAQASGGLKEALSRGVTAAVSETGRPGGFENNSLIKITMPEKLRTVEKGLRAIGMGAKVDEFEHSMNAAAEEAAPAAKSIFMDALKAMSFEDAKQIVMGGNTAGTDYFKRTTTSQVSEAFKPIIEREMAKTGVTEKFNAMMGSAPQMPFGKTPSVDINGYVLEKSVDGMFTMMGQEEAKIRTNPSAQVTPLLKSVFGKF; encoded by the coding sequence GTGTCCACCCTGACAACCGCGCAGGCTTCTGGTGGGTTGAAGGAGGCGCTGTCGCGTGGAGTCACTGCGGCAGTGTCTGAGACCGGCAGGCCAGGGGGTTTCGAAAACAATTCGCTGATCAAGATAACGATGCCGGAGAAGCTGCGCACGGTGGAGAAGGGTTTGCGCGCGATCGGCATGGGCGCGAAGGTGGATGAGTTCGAACACAGCATGAATGCTGCGGCGGAAGAGGCGGCCCCGGCGGCGAAGTCGATCTTTATGGATGCGCTGAAGGCGATGAGCTTTGAGGATGCAAAACAGATTGTGATGGGCGGCAATACGGCTGGGACCGATTACTTCAAGCGTACGACGACGTCGCAGGTGTCGGAGGCCTTTAAGCCCATCATTGAAAGGGAGATGGCGAAGACCGGCGTGACGGAGAAGTTCAACGCGATGATGGGATCCGCGCCTCAGATGCCATTCGGGAAGACGCCGTCTGTTGATATTAATGGCTACGTTCTGGAGAAGAGCGTGGATGGGATGTTCACGATGATGGGTCAGGAAGAGGCGAAGATCCGCACGAACCCATCCGCACAGGTGACTCCTTTACTGAAGAGTGTGTTCGGCAAGTTTTGA
- a CDS encoding class I SAM-dependent methyltransferase, with the protein MPTHPSFDLIARPYRWMECLTLGRSLEHCRLHFLPNLLQQRRALILGDGDGRFLAELLNQNSRLRADAVDTSGAMLHLLSQRCEVRAPNASTRLTTHQANALTCPLDGPYDLVVTHFFLDCLTQPDLEILINHIAPTLSQDALWLVSDFHIPNGLMRLPAKILVRSLYLAFRILTNLRTTKLPNHASPLQKAGLTQIARQHRLAGLLVTELWQFQSAAR; encoded by the coding sequence ATGCCCACTCACCCCAGCTTCGATCTCATCGCACGCCCCTATCGCTGGATGGAATGCCTCACGCTCGGTCGCTCCCTCGAACACTGCCGCCTTCACTTCCTCCCCAATCTCCTCCAGCAGAGGCGAGCCCTCATCCTCGGCGATGGAGACGGCCGCTTCCTCGCCGAACTCCTTAACCAAAACTCTCGCCTCCGCGCCGATGCAGTCGACACCAGCGGCGCCATGCTCCATCTCCTCAGTCAACGCTGCGAAGTACGTGCCCCGAACGCCTCCACACGCCTCACCACACATCAAGCCAACGCGTTGACGTGCCCTCTCGACGGCCCCTACGACCTCGTCGTCACGCACTTCTTCCTGGACTGCCTCACCCAACCCGACCTCGAAATCCTCATCAATCACATCGCCCCAACTCTCTCTCAAGATGCACTTTGGCTCGTCTCCGACTTCCATATCCCCAACGGCTTGATGCGTCTTCCCGCGAAGATCCTTGTCCGCAGCCTCTATCTCGCCTTCCGCATCCTCACCAACCTCCGCACCACAAAACTCCCCAACCACGCCTCTCCACTCCAAAAGGCCGGCCTCACCCAAATCGCCCGCCAGCATCGGCTCGCCGGCCTCCTGGTCACCGAACTCTGGCAGTTTCAGTCTGCGGCGCGATAG